Proteins found in one Mucilaginibacter gracilis genomic segment:
- a CDS encoding amidohydrolase family protein, with amino-acid sequence MPRIDSHQHFWVFDPVRDSWINDEMRVIQRDFLPADLQPVLADNGIDGCIAVQADQSEIQNDFLLGLANGNDFIKGIVGWVDLRADNIAERLEYYSEVNLMKGFRHVLQGEQDRALMLKPAFKNGIGQLKKHGFTYDILIFPDQLQYVSEFAAAFPDQKFVIDHLAKPYIKDGKIDDWGRDMRNLAKHNNLYCKVSGMVTEADWKNWKAEDFFPYMDVAFEAFGAERLMFGSDWPVCQVAASYASMKGIVEQYTTRLSATEQAAFWGGNASEFYSLKQ; translated from the coding sequence ATGCCGCGTATTGATTCGCATCAGCATTTTTGGGTGTTTGACCCGGTTAGAGATAGCTGGATCAATGATGAAATGCGTGTAATTCAGCGTGATTTTTTACCTGCCGATTTGCAACCTGTATTGGCCGATAACGGTATAGACGGCTGTATTGCGGTACAGGCCGATCAATCGGAAATCCAAAACGACTTTTTGTTGGGCCTGGCCAATGGTAACGATTTTATTAAAGGCATTGTGGGCTGGGTTGACCTGCGGGCAGATAATATTGCCGAAAGGTTGGAGTACTATAGTGAGGTTAACCTGATGAAAGGTTTTAGACATGTATTGCAGGGCGAACAAGACCGCGCGTTAATGCTAAAACCGGCTTTTAAAAACGGCATTGGCCAATTAAAAAAGCATGGCTTCACTTACGATATTTTGATATTTCCAGATCAACTGCAATATGTAAGCGAGTTTGCAGCAGCTTTCCCAGATCAAAAATTTGTAATAGACCATTTGGCCAAGCCTTATATTAAAGATGGCAAGATTGACGATTGGGGGCGCGATATGCGCAACCTGGCCAAACACAATAACTTATACTGCAAAGTATCGGGCATGGTAACCGAGGCCGACTGGAAAAACTGGAAAGCCGAAGATTTTTTCCCGTATATGGATGTAGCTTTTGAGGCCTTTGGCGCAGAAAGATTAATGTTTGGGTCGGATTGGCCTGTTTGCCAGGTTGCCGCCAGCTATGCCAGCATGAAAGGCATTGTTGAGCAATACACAACCAGGCTATCAGCCACCGAACAGGCTGCATTTTGGGGTGGTAACGCATCCGAATTTTATAGTTTAAAACAATAA
- a CDS encoding fumarylacetoacetate hydrolase family protein, giving the protein MKLIRYGEINKEKTGVVLDGEYFDTSAFGEDYNEQFFETDGLTRLAAFVDANKASLKPIAAGSRLGSPVARPSKIVCIGLNYADHAKETGAAIPAEPIIFMKSTTALAGPFDDIIIPKNSVKTDWEVELAVIIGKKASYVNEADAHQYIAGYALHNDVSEREFQIERGGTWDKGKGCDTFAPIGPFLATADEMTDVDNLRVWLTVNGTSMQNGTTANLIFKVPFLISYLSQFMTLLPGDVISTGTPAGVGLGFKPPIYLQPGDVVELGIDGLGTSKQTVKAYAAY; this is encoded by the coding sequence ATGAAACTTATACGATACGGAGAAATTAACAAAGAAAAAACAGGTGTTGTGCTTGATGGTGAATATTTTGATACTTCGGCATTTGGCGAAGATTATAACGAGCAATTTTTTGAAACCGACGGATTAACCCGCCTGGCAGCTTTTGTTGATGCCAACAAGGCATCGCTTAAACCAATTGCAGCAGGCTCACGTTTGGGCAGCCCGGTGGCAAGGCCATCTAAAATTGTTTGTATAGGGTTAAACTATGCCGATCATGCCAAAGAGACAGGAGCGGCCATACCTGCGGAGCCCATTATTTTTATGAAAAGCACCACAGCATTGGCTGGTCCGTTTGATGATATTATTATCCCTAAAAACTCCGTTAAAACCGATTGGGAAGTAGAACTGGCGGTTATAATTGGTAAAAAAGCAAGTTATGTTAACGAGGCAGATGCACATCAATATATTGCAGGCTACGCATTGCATAACGATGTATCCGAACGTGAATTCCAGATAGAGCGCGGTGGCACCTGGGACAAAGGCAAAGGCTGCGATACATTTGCGCCAATTGGTCCATTTTTGGCTACAGCCGATGAAATGACCGACGTTGACAATTTACGTGTATGGTTAACCGTAAACGGCACAAGCATGCAAAACGGCACAACGGCCAATTTGATATTTAAAGTGCCGTTCTTGATATCGTACCTAAGCCAGTTTATGACTTTGCTGCCCGGCGACGTCATATCAACAGGTACACCGGCAGGTGTTGGCCTGGGCTTTAAACCGCCAATTTACTTACAACCCGGCGATGTGGTTGAGTTGGGTATTGATGGACTTGGAACCTCTAAACAAACCGTTAAGGCCTATGCCGCGTATTGA
- a CDS encoding SDR family NAD(P)-dependent oxidoreductase, which yields MLNLTGKIAVVTGGGSGIGKAVAKVFAKQGAIVHILDLSLPGGEAVVDEIKAEGGIAYAHACDVSNQQQVSAIFNHIGMVNLLVNNAGIAHVGRADNTTEEDFTRVFNINVKGVYNCLHAALPIMKANGGGAILNLSSIGAVVGIADRFAYSMSKGAVHGMTLSTARDYLAEGIRCNSISPARVHTPFVDGFIAKNYPGKEDEMFDKLSKSQPIGRMGNPEEIANLILYLCSDEASFITGCDYHIDGGFIKLNN from the coding sequence ATTTTAAATTTAACAGGTAAAATAGCAGTTGTTACAGGTGGTGGCAGCGGTATAGGTAAAGCCGTTGCCAAAGTGTTTGCAAAACAGGGTGCTATAGTCCATATTTTAGATTTGAGCCTGCCGGGAGGCGAGGCCGTAGTTGATGAGATAAAAGCAGAAGGCGGCATTGCCTATGCCCACGCCTGCGATGTGAGCAACCAACAACAGGTGAGTGCTATTTTCAATCATATTGGTATGGTTAACCTGCTGGTAAACAATGCTGGCATAGCCCACGTTGGCCGCGCTGATAACACTACCGAAGAGGATTTTACGCGGGTATTTAACATTAACGTAAAAGGCGTTTACAATTGCCTGCACGCCGCACTGCCCATTATGAAAGCAAACGGTGGCGGTGCTATACTAAACCTGTCGTCAATAGGTGCGGTAGTTGGTATTGCCGATAGGTTTGCATACAGCATGAGTAAAGGAGCCGTTCACGGGATGACACTATCAACCGCACGCGATTACCTGGCCGAGGGTATTCGTTGTAATTCAATATCCCCGGCAAGGGTACATACACCATTTGTAGATGGTTTTATTGCGAAAAACTATCCCGGCAAAGAGGACGAAATGTTTGATAAACTTTCCAAATCTCAACCTATTGGCCGTATGGGTAACCCCGAAGAAATTGCCAACTTAATACTGTACCTATGCTCGGACGAAGCATCATTCATCACCGGCTGCGATTATCATATTGATGGCGGCTTTATAAAATTAAATAATTAA
- a CDS encoding L-rhamnose mutarotase, producing the protein MNKYCLACDLIDDPVLIAEYDEQHRQVWPEILDSINGSGITNMEIYRFGTRLFMIMETDDSFTFERKAAMDAANAKVQQWEQLMWKFQQAIPGSKPGEKWVFMNKIFQL; encoded by the coding sequence ATGAATAAATACTGTTTGGCCTGCGACCTTATTGACGACCCAGTGCTGATAGCCGAATATGATGAACAACACCGCCAGGTTTGGCCCGAGATATTGGATAGTATTAATGGTTCGGGTATTACCAATATGGAAATATATCGCTTCGGTACGCGTTTGTTCATGATAATGGAAACCGACGATAGTTTTACGTTTGAGCGCAAGGCGGCAATGGACGCCGCTAACGCCAAGGTGCAGCAGTGGGAGCAATTGATGTGGAAGTTTCAGCAAGCAATCCCCGGTTCTAAACCCGGCGAGAAATGGGTTTTTATGAATAAAATTTTTCAACTTTAA
- the fucP gene encoding L-fucose:H+ symporter permease yields the protein MQPIATPPVKQTGNNKGQTFAFILITSLFFLWGFAHNLDPILIPHLKKSFTLSTVQATLVDSAVFAAYFIMAIPAGVLMKKFGYKTGIITGLLTFALGSFLFVPAANTQSYTFFLIALFIIACGLATLETAANPYATALGDPETGTFRLNLAQSFNGLAAALAPIAGARIILTKGYTDGQLNAMTEGARKLALAAEASSVKMPYIILGTILVIIALAFSFTKLPKIQQTEEHPTSQSIFHAFKHKHLSWGVVAQFFYVGAQVSVFSLFILYATKSASITEVKAADYLGVCGAAFLIGRISGTVLMKFIKPNVLLAIYAIINVALCAVAITGHGMITVYNAIGICFFMSIMFPTIFALGIKGLGGDTEFGSSLIIMSIVGGAIIPRFFGMISDATGNIQNGYIVPLVCFVVIAVFGLSGYKIISKTDVETAIDPGNLG from the coding sequence ATGCAGCCAATTGCAACTCCACCTGTAAAACAAACAGGTAACAATAAAGGGCAAACGTTTGCCTTCATCCTTATTACTTCGTTGTTTTTTTTATGGGGCTTTGCCCATAACCTCGACCCAATATTAATACCACATTTAAAAAAATCGTTTACCTTATCCACCGTTCAGGCCACGCTGGTTGATTCGGCTGTTTTTGCCGCTTACTTTATTATGGCCATCCCGGCAGGTGTCCTCATGAAAAAGTTTGGATATAAAACCGGCATTATTACCGGGCTTTTAACTTTTGCACTGGGTTCCTTTTTATTTGTTCCGGCTGCAAATACGCAATCATACACTTTCTTTCTGATAGCACTATTTATAATTGCCTGCGGATTGGCTACTCTCGAAACCGCAGCCAACCCTTACGCCACCGCTTTGGGCGATCCCGAAACAGGAACATTTAGGTTAAACCTTGCACAATCATTTAACGGACTGGCTGCCGCACTTGCTCCTATTGCTGGGGCACGAATAATTTTAACAAAAGGTTATACTGACGGCCAGCTAAATGCCATGACAGAAGGAGCCCGCAAACTGGCTTTAGCTGCAGAGGCTTCATCGGTAAAGATGCCGTATATAATTTTAGGCACTATATTGGTTATTATCGCTTTAGCTTTTTCGTTTACAAAACTTCCCAAAATTCAACAAACAGAAGAGCATCCAACCAGCCAAAGCATTTTTCATGCATTTAAGCACAAGCATTTGTCATGGGGGGTTGTTGCACAGTTTTTTTATGTTGGTGCGCAGGTGTCGGTATTTAGTTTGTTTATCTTATATGCTACAAAGTCTGCAAGTATAACAGAAGTTAAAGCAGCCGATTATTTAGGTGTTTGCGGAGCCGCATTCTTAATTGGCAGAATTTCAGGAACAGTTTTAATGAAATTTATAAAGCCTAATGTTTTACTGGCAATTTATGCCATTATTAATGTGGCTCTTTGTGCTGTTGCCATTACCGGGCATGGTATGATAACCGTTTACAATGCCATAGGTATATGCTTTTTTATGTCCATCATGTTTCCAACAATTTTTGCCTTGGGTATTAAAGGCTTGGGTGGCGATACCGAGTTTGGCAGCAGTTTAATTATTATGTCTATTGTTGGTGGTGCAATTATTCCCAGATTTTTTGGGATGATTAGCGACGCGACTGGCAATATTCAGAATGGCTATATTGTGCCTTTAGTTTGTTTTGTTGTAATTGCAGTTTTTGGATTATCGGGATATAAAATTATCAGTAAAACCGATGTAGAAACCGCTATTGACCCTGGCAACTTAGGATAA
- a CDS encoding AraC family transcriptional regulator has protein sequence MKPQLLKVTNGPAHSFSIRQDIYPYVNNHWHYHPEVELIHIRKGTGTQFIGDNIKRFSEGDVVLVGSYLPHYWRYDDLYFQQNAEVYADAAVIHFLENFWGDQFLSLPENKPIKMLLEKAKRGIHVTGNTAKAVAALIKKMVNADGVQRITILIELLSEIAACNQLVFLSSIGFRHDFNDVENERINAIYEYSLANFRNKIQLKQIADVARISENSFCRYFKSRTRKTYSQFLIEIRVGDACKLLIEDRLSIKQICFECGFNNLVGFHKYFKLITGKSPLSYQREYTKLSRQEIRVVNQDEKPKTVPLNSAVT, from the coding sequence ATGAAACCACAACTGCTTAAAGTTACCAATGGCCCGGCCCACTCGTTCAGCATACGGCAGGATATCTACCCGTATGTTAATAACCATTGGCACTATCACCCCGAAGTTGAGCTGATACACATCCGTAAGGGTACAGGCACGCAATTTATTGGCGATAACATTAAACGCTTTAGCGAGGGCGATGTAGTTTTAGTGGGATCATACCTGCCGCATTACTGGCGATATGATGACTTGTATTTTCAGCAAAACGCCGAAGTTTATGCCGATGCCGCCGTTATACACTTCCTTGAAAACTTTTGGGGCGACCAGTTTTTGAGCCTCCCCGAAAACAAGCCTATTAAAATGTTACTCGAAAAAGCCAAACGCGGCATCCATGTTACCGGCAATACCGCTAAAGCCGTGGCTGCATTAATAAAAAAAATGGTTAATGCCGATGGTGTGCAGCGCATTACCATTTTGATAGAATTACTTTCGGAGATAGCGGCTTGCAACCAGCTTGTTTTTTTATCATCGATAGGTTTCCGTCATGATTTTAACGACGTGGAGAACGAACGTATCAACGCCATTTATGAATATTCGCTTGCAAATTTCCGCAACAAAATACAGCTTAAACAAATTGCCGATGTGGCCCGCATCAGCGAAAACTCGTTTTGCCGCTATTTTAAATCGCGTACACGTAAAACCTACTCACAGTTTTTAATTGAGATACGCGTTGGCGACGCCTGCAAACTGCTAATTGAGGATAGGTTGAGCATTAAGCAAATTTGTTTTGAGTGTGGCTTTAATAACCTGGTTGGGTTTCACAAATACTTTAAACTCATTACCGGCAAAAGCCCGTTAAGCTACCAAAGGGAATATACTAAATTATCCCGGCAAGAAATAAGAGTAGTAAATCAAGACGAAAAGCCAAAAACAGTGCCCTTAAACAGTGCCGTTACATAA
- a CDS encoding SDR family oxidoreductase, producing MNYTVFSVNIQMKCQNYFMIHLPFKIPVLEKNISILGCGWLGLPLAISLIANGWKVKGSTTRADKVNLLSDNEIEAFLVQLSNIGLLKGSKFWDSEVLLINVPPGLKRQTANQYLEQMRNLAEVVAASGIKKVIFISSTSVYPELNNIVTGVDAVDESSPLLQSERIFTLNSNFKTTVIRFGGLIGPARDPSRWFAGKKDIPNGRAPVNLIHLDDCLGIIKLILERDVYGETYHAAAPQHPTKAEFYTEAAKNAGLAEPQFVDELLEWKVIDAEKLMQQLGYTFKPL from the coding sequence ATGAATTACACTGTGTTTTCGGTAAATATACAAATGAAATGCCAAAATTATTTTATGATACATTTGCCTTTTAAAATACCTGTTTTGGAAAAAAATATAAGCATTTTAGGGTGCGGATGGCTGGGCCTACCCTTAGCTATTAGCCTCATTGCCAACGGCTGGAAGGTAAAGGGCTCAACTACCCGTGCCGATAAGGTTAATTTACTATCGGATAACGAAATAGAAGCTTTTTTAGTACAATTATCTAACATCGGCTTGTTAAAAGGTAGTAAATTTTGGGATTCGGAAGTATTGCTTATTAATGTACCGCCGGGGTTGAAACGGCAAACTGCCAACCAATATTTGGAGCAGATGCGCAACCTCGCTGAGGTAGTTGCAGCATCGGGTATTAAAAAAGTTATTTTTATTAGCTCAACATCTGTATATCCCGAACTCAATAATATTGTAACCGGGGTTGATGCGGTTGACGAAAGTTCGCCCTTATTACAGTCCGAAAGGATATTTACGCTAAATTCAAATTTTAAAACCACGGTTATCCGCTTTGGCGGACTAATAGGCCCCGCCCGCGACCCATCGCGCTGGTTTGCCGGCAAAAAGGACATCCCTAATGGCCGGGCCCCCGTTAATTTAATACATCTGGACGATTGTTTAGGGATTATTAAATTAATTTTGGAACGAGATGTTTATGGGGAAACCTACCACGCCGCCGCGCCACAGCACCCCACTAAAGCTGAGTTTTATACCGAAGCTGCAAAAAATGCCGGGCTGGCCGAACCGCAGTTTGTTGATGAGTTGCTGGAATGGAAGGTTATTGATGCAGAAAAGTTAATGCAGCAATTAGGTTATACGTTTAAGCCATTATAG
- a CDS encoding OmpA family protein produces the protein MRSFKLKFTTFSIALATVTMLGTSCNSLTKTQKGTAIGAGAGGTIGALIGKRAGNTALGAIIGGALGGTAGAFIGRNMDRQAAEIKNTVPGATVERAGEGIIVKFDSGILFDIDKTALKPVAKTDIEQLSASLKSNPQTNILIVGHTDNTGTPAHNMDLSIRRAEAVKAYAAAAGVDPSRLTTQGKGDTEPIADNTTVDGRTQNRRVEIVIVANDQMKDQAKQVVKN, from the coding sequence ATGAGATCGTTCAAATTAAAATTTACAACATTTAGCATTGCATTGGCAACAGTTACCATGTTGGGTACAAGCTGTAACTCGTTAACAAAAACGCAAAAAGGCACAGCCATAGGCGCGGGTGCAGGTGGCACCATTGGTGCTTTAATAGGTAAAAGAGCAGGCAATACCGCTTTGGGTGCCATTATTGGTGGTGCATTAGGTGGTACAGCTGGTGCCTTTATTGGCCGCAATATGGATAGGCAGGCTGCCGAAATAAAAAACACCGTACCTGGTGCAACTGTTGAAAGAGCTGGCGAAGGTATTATTGTAAAGTTTGATTCGGGTATATTGTTCGATATTGATAAAACAGCTTTAAAGCCTGTAGCAAAAACAGATATTGAGCAGTTATCGGCTTCGCTGAAAAGTAACCCGCAAACTAATATTTTAATTGTTGGCCATACCGATAACACAGGTACACCAGCCCATAACATGGATTTATCAATACGCCGTGCCGAGGCTGTAAAAGCATACGCAGCAGCAGCCGGGGTTGATCCGTCTCGCTTAACTACCCAGGGCAAAGGCGATACCGAACCTATCGCCGATAACACAACTGTTGACGGGCGTACACAAAACCGCCGCGTTGAAATTGTAATTGTAGCTAACGATCAAATGAAAGATCAGGCTAAGCAGGTTGTAAAAAACTAA
- a CDS encoding dienelactone hydrolase family protein produces the protein MKKLLLTISTVLTCTMVYSQTRGPVASCHPSATQQFAMLASDKKFVMAHPNPKVIHFQSSIGKAITYKTADGKSASAYEFKAKKATRTYLFVIHEYFGLNDYVKKESERLYTELGDVNVIDLDLYDGQSTADRAEAAKLMQAVKEDRAQAIIKGALAYAGPKARIATIGWCFGGGWSLQSALLAGKQAVACVMYYGMPEQNVNKLKTINCDVLGNFGNKDQWINPKVVATFEENMKTAGKKLTAYEYDADHAFANPSGPNFKNDAATEANARTLAFLKTKIK, from the coding sequence ATGAAAAAATTATTGCTCACCATTTCTACAGTTTTAACTTGCACAATGGTTTATAGCCAAACCAGGGGCCCGGTAGCCAGTTGCCACCCCAGTGCCACACAACAATTTGCTATGCTGGCATCCGATAAAAAGTTTGTAATGGCGCATCCCAATCCAAAGGTTATTCATTTTCAAAGCAGTATTGGTAAGGCCATAACTTACAAAACTGCCGACGGCAAAAGCGCCAGTGCTTATGAGTTTAAAGCTAAAAAGGCAACCCGAACTTACCTGTTTGTAATACATGAGTATTTTGGTTTGAACGATTATGTGAAAAAAGAATCGGAAAGATTGTATACCGAATTAGGAGATGTAAATGTTATAGATCTTGATTTATACGATGGCCAATCAACCGCCGACAGAGCCGAGGCCGCAAAACTAATGCAAGCCGTTAAAGAAGATAGGGCACAAGCTATTATAAAAGGTGCCCTTGCTTATGCAGGGCCAAAGGCACGTATTGCAACCATTGGCTGGTGCTTTGGTGGTGGCTGGAGCTTGCAAAGTGCATTGCTTGCCGGTAAACAAGCTGTTGCATGCGTTATGTATTACGGAATGCCCGAGCAAAACGTAAATAAGCTAAAAACCATAAACTGCGATGTACTGGGTAACTTTGGAAATAAAGACCAATGGATAAACCCTAAAGTTGTTGCAACTTTTGAAGAAAACATGAAAACAGCAGGCAAAAAGTTAACCGCTTACGAATACGACGCCGACCATGCTTTTGCAAACCCAAGCGGCCCTAATTTTAAAAACGATGCCGCTACCGAAGCCAATGCACGCACGCTGGCTTTTTTAAAAACCAAGATCAAATAA
- a CDS encoding YceI family protein — MKKVTMVAVAMSAILFSFTSNAQSTWGIDKAHSKLGFTITHMGVSDVEGSFKVTDATITSATDDFNGATVELTADATSVNTDQEARDKHVKSDAFLDVAKFPAITFKSTSFKKVSANAYVVTGNLTLHGVTKPVTLNATLRQGVGMNKKPVAGFKISGTFNRKDFGVGTGFGSAMLSDEITLAANTEFDKM; from the coding sequence ATGAAAAAAGTAACAATGGTGGCAGTAGCCATGTCGGCAATTTTATTCTCGTTTACGTCAAACGCACAATCAACTTGGGGAATTGACAAAGCTCACTCAAAATTAGGCTTTACTATTACCCACATGGGCGTATCTGATGTTGAAGGATCATTTAAAGTTACAGATGCAACAATCACTTCGGCAACCGACGATTTTAACGGTGCTACCGTTGAACTTACTGCAGATGCTACAAGCGTTAATACCGACCAGGAAGCACGCGACAAACACGTAAAAAGCGATGCTTTTTTAGATGTGGCCAAATTCCCGGCTATTACTTTTAAAAGCACTTCGTTTAAAAAGGTATCTGCTAATGCCTATGTTGTAACCGGCAATTTAACTTTACACGGTGTTACTAAACCGGTAACTTTAAACGCTACTTTGCGCCAAGGTGTGGGTATGAACAAAAAACCAGTTGCCGGCTTTAAAATTAGCGGAACATTTAACCGTAAAGATTTTGGTGTAGGTACAGGTTTTGGTTCGGCAATGTTGAGCGACGAAATTACGCTTGCTGCTAATACCGAATTTGATAAAATGTAA
- a CDS encoding tetratricopeptide repeat protein — MKKKGLLFLLLIACIVPKLRAQGLAADTAFRFTHRISRSVNNWIVFPKQADIDAYPFGYLYIDPSSGFVFNLEGFFKTDGRGRFIRIKQKINEATHQRYMLKRGAQKTLVAIINSDHNEELDIYPRPAWFDNYNTYTDTLVHCIDWAKAYNDIKDGEMAVAILKAPYKITPHAPGLELELARAYNGVKRFDDAIKVAEAALLYNYGEPLLYKELGFAQLSKGRLNEALDTFNAGIKLCDRTQAEEKAEMAMNMAITYRSKNDKQNYLEWMDFARAWAPHDSEVADMLNDM; from the coding sequence ATGAAAAAAAAAGGGCTGCTGTTTTTATTATTAATAGCCTGCATAGTACCCAAACTACGGGCACAAGGTTTGGCGGCCGATACGGCTTTCAGGTTTACGCACCGTATTTCGCGCTCGGTTAATAATTGGATAGTTTTTCCAAAACAGGCTGATATTGACGCTTATCCATTTGGGTATTTATATATCGACCCCAGTTCGGGCTTTGTGTTTAATTTGGAAGGCTTTTTTAAAACTGATGGCCGAGGCAGGTTTATCCGCATAAAGCAAAAAATTAACGAGGCAACACACCAGCGTTATATGCTAAAACGCGGCGCACAAAAAACGCTGGTTGCCATCATTAATTCCGACCATAACGAAGAGCTTGATATTTACCCACGCCCGGCCTGGTTTGATAATTATAACACTTATACGGATACACTTGTGCATTGTATTGATTGGGCAAAAGCATACAATGATATAAAAGATGGCGAAATGGCTGTGGCAATTTTAAAGGCCCCATACAAAATAACACCACATGCACCCGGCCTTGAGCTTGAACTGGCGCGTGCTTACAATGGCGTAAAACGCTTTGACGATGCCATTAAAGTTGCCGAAGCCGCATTATTATACAACTACGGCGAACCTTTATTATATAAAGAGTTAGGCTTTGCACAGTTAAGTAAAGGCCGGCTTAACGAAGCACTTGATACTTTTAATGCCGGTATAAAACTTTGCGACCGAACTCAAGCCGAAGAAAAAGCCGAAATGGCTATGAATATGGCAATTACCTACCGCAGCAAAAACGACAAACAAAACTATTTAGAATGGATGGATTTTGCTAGGGCATGGGCACCGCATGACTCGGAAGTTGCAGACATGCTGAACGACATGTAA
- a CDS encoding helix-turn-helix domain-containing protein has protein sequence MTTDNQLLKRLRIVIKASGGQSKFAKACGVSQSLISLMLSGERDINFTIIRAVCHDLGYSPEWIITGKGEKQADGKKDSTKLVTEIQILRTEIELLHARMRSYEKQFEEIKAKLSPPKPLN, from the coding sequence ATGACCACAGATAATCAATTACTTAAACGCCTGCGTATAGTTATTAAGGCAAGCGGTGGCCAAAGCAAGTTTGCCAAAGCCTGTGGTGTATCACAATCATTAATAAGCCTGATGCTATCGGGTGAGCGCGATATTAATTTTACCATTATACGCGCCGTTTGTCATGATCTGGGCTACTCGCCCGAGTGGATTATTACGGGCAAGGGTGAAAAACAAGCCGATGGTAAAAAAGACAGCACCAAACTGGTTACCGAAATACAAATATTGCGCACCGAGATTGAACTTTTGCACGCACGCATGCGCAGCTACGAAAAGCAGTTTGAAGAGATAAAAGCAAAGCTCAGCCCGCCAAAACCTTTAAACTAA
- a CDS encoding NUDIX domain-containing protein codes for MPKQSAGILLYRTKDLLEVFLVHPGGPFFKNKDDGSWSIPKGEFLDDEDALTAAKREFEEETGLAIDGSFIKLEPEKLKSGKIIYAWALKGDIDAQGIVSNTFEIEWPPRSGKMMAFPEVERAGWFNVTEASNKLNASQFALVGQLQTLLVP; via the coding sequence ATGCCAAAACAAAGCGCTGGGATATTGCTATACCGAACAAAAGATTTATTGGAAGTTTTTTTGGTACACCCCGGTGGTCCGTTCTTTAAAAATAAGGATGACGGAAGCTGGAGCATTCCCAAAGGCGAATTTTTAGATGATGAAGACGCATTAACTGCCGCAAAACGCGAGTTTGAAGAAGAAACAGGGTTGGCTATTGATGGTTCCTTTATCAAACTTGAACCCGAAAAATTAAAAAGCGGTAAAATTATTTATGCCTGGGCCCTAAAGGGCGATATTGATGCACAAGGCATAGTTAGCAATACCTTCGAGATTGAATGGCCGCCCCGGTCGGGCAAAATGATGGCCTTCCCCGAGGTAGAACGCGCCGGTTGGTTTAACGTTACAGAAGCGTCAAACAAACTAAACGCCAGCCAATTTGCACTGGTTGGGCAGCTGCAAACCTTGCTGGTGCCATAA